In Gymnogyps californianus isolate 813 chromosome 12, ASM1813914v2, whole genome shotgun sequence, the genomic window GAATGACGCATCAAGTTCCAGGAAGCGATAATTACGTGAGTAGACTTTGTCACACTATGGGAAGCCTTTTGCCTCACAAAGTAAATTAAGTCAGCAAGAAAACTGAACCTGCACTTCTTCTGTCCCTCCCCGTGTTTTGTGTAAAAGGTGACACTGCGTGACAGAATTGCCATTACACATCAGATGACAGCAAACAAGAGGGATCATTGAAGCCTGAGCCTGGCAGAGTAGCACCTACCTATCACATGCTGCACACAGGACATCATCTAGCAAAAGTCGTGTGCTCAGCAGGGAACTGGGACATCACAGCCTTTCCTAGGCTACAGTTCTAGAATGGCCTAGTTGTTTCCCAAGGCATAGGAATTACACAGGTAATAAACAAGGATCCAGGGTtgcagaagaagggaaagacaGGATACAGGATTAGGGGACTTCCCTTtacagggaaggaagagaatgTTCTCTGCTACACTGACATTTTGGAACAAATCTCCTAAGGCACAGAAGTTGGGCCATTCCTGCTATCAACAAACTGCTTGAGCCACTAAAGTACTACACATGCAATAGTTACTGAAGATGTTAGTTTTCACTTAAGAAGAAGTTAACATGCATCTccaaagaaaaaggacaaaagaaaagtCATCATTTGCTATCAGTCTCTGAGACAACATCATATCCCTTCCATTTCAAGCACCTCaacctgttctttctctttagGTCTTTGATTTAAAGGATAAGAaagaaggaggtagagaatgAAGGAGaatgggggaaggaagaaaaaaaaaaggaaaaaaaaaaaaagagtcaaaatATTCAAGTTTTCATAGGAACATCAAGAAGTCAGAATCTGATCAAAATATTTCCCTGTGTGTTCTAAGGCTGGAGAAAGGCCACCTCACGTCAAGCCCTGCTGTGACTCTGGCAGTTGGGAATATTGCTACACCAAGCTTACAGGCATCGTATTGTATTAAGATCAACGTAAAAATCTCATTCACACCAGAAGACATGCAAGAACATGAGTTAAAGCTTGCAGCGAGGAAAACTGAAGTTTGGACTGAcaaaacacaaattaattttttttttattacaaaaaaagcaccaaacCACCCCACAGCTCTAGCGCAAGGAGCCCAAGTCAGTAACTAAAACATTCAGACTGCATTTCCTTGCCAGTCCAGCAAAGACACCAGCCACCATTTCAGAATCCCTAGGCACTGCAGGTAGATTGACTTGTCACGCCACTCAGTGCGGACTCAGAACTGCTGTATGCCAGCTCTTGTCAAgtgcaaagaaataattaaaaaaaacaaaaaaacccacacaaaaacaaacaagcacccccctcccccaaaaccaAAGGTGTTGCTCAGGTGAAAGCTATACGAACCAACACATTCTTGCTCTATCAGTAAGAGTGCTTTGTGATAGAAGTAACTCTAAGCACCCTTCAACTAGCTGCTACTGTCTTATTAGAAGTCAGTAGCGTTAGAGATGCGAGCAAGGTACTCTGCTTGTGCTGCTTCAAAAAGTTTGGAATGAGAAGAAAGCCCTGAAGCTTTGATTCAGTAATGAAAGATCTCTCAACAGAAGAGAATAAAGAAGTTGGGGACTGTCAGGTTACACAGAAGCGGTAACGGCCACAACAAGCGCAGGACAAGCTAATAGGCAGTCAGCAaatctcttctttcccctccttccctccctaaacaaaaaaatctgccaaGTGTGCCAACAATTGTACTAACAAAGCTTTCTGGCTGGCCAAATGATTAATTGCTTAACACATTCAAGTTAGAATAGTGACATAAGTGCTTAGTTAGGAGATCAAATCAGCTTCAGCACATCTGCTGATCCAAAAGAGGGGTGGAATAAGGTCTGTCTAGTACACGTTCATCACAAAGAGCCGGAGAACCTTTTTTCCCTTATCAGGCAATAAACCCTTACTATAGTGAGAATCTGGACTTTGCACATACCTTCTGAGTCAACATCTTCTCTCTAGCTTCATCATGTATAGCTGGATTCCATGGAGAAAAACTATGGAGAAAGTATAGTTATCTCTTACTTTGCATTCTTGCAAACTACAGCAtaaacagagcagaaagcagcaattttccttgGTTTAGTTTGTTGAATTTCAAGTAAACTACAAGTCTGAGTTTTCAGTGTTAAAACACACAGTTGAGAACTAAATTCACATCGTCATGGATCTTTTCAACAAGAAATACTtaggttttcatttctgttttcagtgagaACTGATAATTCAGCAGGTGCTACACGAAACATTACTCATTCACTATGGAGCTGACTGCTCCATCCCCTATGCAGtcaagtatttaaaaagtatgACCAAAGCTACAGTGATGCAAATTCAGTTCAGGAAAGCCCAAAAGCAATATTTACTCCATGGGTATCTCTACTTGAGGGAGGTggggtgttttgctttttttggtttttgtttgtttgttttggggtttgtttgtggttttgagATTTTCTTAAGTCTTGGTTGCTtagtgaaaaaacagtaaacaCAAGCGTCTGGTTATATTTAAGATTCACTCAATattaaacagaaggaaatgaggGTAGGAATATTCAAAGTACTGCTATAAGTGTAAGAAAAAACAGGTCAGTCAACTTGGCAGAGAAATGCTTCAAATCAACAACTACACCAAAACTTGTTCTCGAAACATTAGGACGTGGTGAATTTGCTCATAGTACTTACATGATTGCATAGGGATCCTCTATTTTGGGCTGATCAAATAAATGACTGCTGCATAGCTTGACACTGTCCACGACTTTACTTTTGAACAGCTGAATATCTTTTTCATACCTGCAAGAGAGAAGTGATGTTAAGTAATTGCAAGGAGGCACACGTTTGCTCTAGAAGCACAGACAGACTTGGCAAAGCCTCAACTTTAGTTCCTAGTGCAACCAACTCTGGAGGTAGAGACCATGAACTGATAAGCAATTTTACAAACCTCGTTTCTGCAAGTCTATGCAAAAATCTCTTAAGAGACCATGTCTATACACATGGAAGATACTTACAGCACTGCAGCCTCAGGGTTCAGAGGACTAGTTGTATCAATCTTGTAGAAGACTCTGCGAGCATACATTAGTACTTGCCATATGTGATTATGATTTCGcctaaaaagaacaaaacccaatgaagaaaggaacaaaCTTCTTTCAAATTATACATCAGTATGTTACCACTAACCTCCATTTTGCAAATGCTCTTTTCACATCCAGTTCACCAGATAAAGGATCTACTAGCGGATGGAAGACAGGCAGATCAAAAACCAAGCGCtgcattagaaaaaagaaattcattacGACAACTTCAATCCTAATGCTAAAACCACTGGGTGAAGGTCAGTCAGATGTTGCTTCCAAATACTAATTAATTGTTActgtattaaaagaaagcaaccTGAAGTGATTTATACCAACTGTGAAACTGTAACCCAACACACCCATGTTACATGCAGGGTCTTGTCCTCTCTCACATGCTTATCACCAAATCAGGAAACTAATCCAGCTAACTGCACAGGCACGAGTGCCAACACAGGTAATAATATCAGATAAGATCAGATTAAAGGAGTTTTTCTGGTTTAGCTATTTGTGACTGAAAGCTTTTTACATACGTAAGCTACaatcaatacttttttttcatcctaCACGTTTAAGTAAACTGTGCAGTGACACCACAGTGTCTTCAGTTCTGTACAGCTAGTTTCCTCTGCTGTTCATGCAGTCTTCCGAAAGAAAACTTAGTTTCAACAGGAAGGTTTTAAAGCCCTATGCTAGCAAAAGAATGATGGCTGTATTAGAGATACGAAAGTCTAATCtttgaaagaaacagtttcCTACTagttctgttcttttaaagatGATAGCTTTACACAAAACTTGACACCAAGCAGACAGCTTCCTGACATAGCAACTTGTTCTTAGCTACAGCAGTCACATACACCTGTCCCCCAATCTTCCTCTTAAAGAAATTTGGCCAAgagggctggctgctctgccagcagattaccacaagatttttttttttagtttttaattgaTGTAATAACTTGGATACTTTTCcctaaagagagaaagagaaagcagagatggaAGGTAACACCATACTATCtatctctttctccctttgtttCACCAACGTTCTCCTCAAGTTCTTTTAGTTGTTTCAATGTAATTTAGAAGAGAGACAGGCAAGAAATCCTGCAGTACTACAGCAAGCACAGCACAGGTGCCTGGATTTTACGTTCCATCATATCGCTACTCAGAATTTGGATGCTTCTTTAAGTGTTTCAACGTTAACTTCCTTGCCGAGGAAGTAGCAGATCAAGAGTTGCAGTAAAGAACTGGTTGATTACTTCATACTCTAACGCATCTAACCTCAGGATGTCCGCTCTACACCAGCCTCAGTAATCAGAGTAACATGATTCCTCCACAGATGTTAGGAAATATGTACAAGACATCACAAATGAGCCCAGCCAAATGAACAAAACTAGTTCAAGGAAATGACAAGCTAATTGGTATAGTAGCTTTAAGAAAAAGTCATACTTAAAACACCAGACAACAAGAAAAACCCAAGACACACACAACCACTTACCGGGCAGTCTCCATCTGGGTAATTATCAGGAATATAGACAGTAAATTTAAACACACCATCCTGGTAGAGCCCATGTCTTATGAATATTACACCAAACCACACTGCAAGTGAGAAAGTTTGCTTGAGtgagagaatttaaaaatatatatataaaaaattttaGAAGTTAAGTTTAAACTTACTTAATGCTGATCGGTAAGATGGCTGCACGTAGACACCTGGCAATTTCTGCTTTACAACCAAGGTACTGCAATTAGAATCAGTATTTAGAATAGCTCCACAACTACACTAAATCTACAACAAGCTGACAACAGTAAAATCAGAACGTACTATGAATAGCTTAACAGGGGACTTCTTCCACAAACTTACACTCAATTCCCAAGCACAGATTGCTCACAGGAGGAGGTGGCACAAAACTAGTGAAACCATATTCTTTCACTCTTGCTTTTCCTACCCCTCCACAAGAAACATTATTTCTCCTGACAAAACCATAAATAGAGAAGTAGAAATAAATTCTTCCCCCAGTAGGTGCATTTAGTGCACGTCAGTACTGAAATGTCCACTTTTCTACTGAATCCCCAGTTTCAAagtaaaggggggggggggggggggggggggggggaagaaatgcaattaattaattttgaatgcaGATTTGCAGTCAATTGTAGTTAATTCTGAAATGTGACCAAACTTTAACTTCAATTTTAAACAAGtagtttttcagttttagatgAGTCTACGCTGCAGGTCAAACAGAAATTACACTGGCAACTGACAAAACAAAgtaacacagaataaaaaggaCAGTCAAGAAGCAAGGATCAAATGATTCCAAGCATCTCATTAACAGGATGGACCAAGTAATTTTCCCAGACTTGCACTTATTTGCTATTTCACTTCTTGTGATGATAATCCAGTCACCATCTTCAGCTACCAATGACCAGTGCATTATGAAAAGAGTTTCTACCTCTCCCTTTGCCTTTTAGGAAAGTCCATTTGATAATCAACAGTACTACTGGGGCAAAACGTgctatttttactatttttcaaaTCAATGAGCACAAGAAGTTGCTACTAAGTTTAACCAGCTGTAGTTGTATGGTATGCAGATTCTACTGAACACTGTAAGTGATAAACCAAATTATTCACTTCATAGGTTTTCCGTTACTTGGCATATAGGTCCACTAAATTGAACTCCGCATGCTTGCAGAAATAAACAATAatcttaaagcaaaatattaacaCAGTTCTCTGCTTACTATTTCCGTAATATTCATTTCCctaataattaatttattaaactAGAGGAGTTTACATTATGATACcaatatatttttgcatgctgcagaagaaaaacatctttcctgAATTAAGAAGTCAGGGTcagttctctgaaaaaaaaaagattaatgttTTGAGAGTTCTCACTTTCACTTTAATGGTTAAATGCAAGAACCCAGACTTAGCGTTGCATAAGGACTCCAGGGATTTCATTCCAAAAGGCACTACATACTTGAGAATCCAGTATGTCTATTACAGAGGAAGTCCCTTTAGCTTCGTAGCACAAAACAGTTTATGTAACTTTATATAACTAGAAAGTTTTGCAGACAAATAGAGATTTGTATGCTCCTACAGCAGCCTACAAATCACTAGACTGGATCAAATGCAAACTGATCCAAAGAAAGCTATTGAAATCACACTAACTCCTCCCTCATAAGTTTCATGTTAAATATCactgaaagacaggaaagagTATAGTCTTCTTAATATCTAATAAGCCATATCAGGTGGTGTTCAAGTGTTCCGTGTAACAACCAAAGGAAGCTCCCACATCCTAACTCCATTAGACAGTACTATACATTCACAACCATCTTCCCACTAGACCTCTGCCTGCTTCTATTTTAATACTTATTTCAAACATTCAGGATTTCTGACCAAAAAGCTACTGGGATAACTGCTCAGGATGCCTAAACCCAAAATGTGTTTACTTCCAGACTGAGAAATACAATAATTCAGAGAATCACATCTAAAGAGGCACCTTAAAATCtcatctcattttcctttccccttctacCTCAAGAGACTTAGACTGCTGCTCCAGAAAAAGAATTTTGTGGAACTTAAGTTTTACTGCCTTCTTCAAGGACTATGGCAGAGGCACCATACAAGAACTAGATccctgcatatttttttcccactgaggCATAAGCCGAGTGAcctaaaaaagacaaaaaaagtgaaaacctaCAATTCTGCAAGGAGGGAATACTCCAAATAAAAAGGCCCATAAGAAGCATGTGTTCCATTTGTCGACTGGGACGATGTGGCTGGTGAAGCAGGCTTGGTTATTGGCACAGCATTCTTTGGAATAGAAGGCAACTGTTTCTTTGTAGAGGCTCGTAGAGGACTGGTTCGCAGCTCTCCACTCAAAGTTTTCTCTTCAGCATCAGGTCTCTGTTAGATTAAAAGAGAGCCACGAGATTACAGGCCATATTTCATAAACATTTAACATATGTTCATATTTTAACACAGGTTTAAACCCAACCTTGCTAATTACAAGTTTGGCCAATGAAACATATCTTGGGTTTCGGTGTTCTGTTGCTTGGGGGTGGAGGTGGTGtctctttgggttttgtttttaaatagactttTATGCAATCAAACCTAGCCTACAAGTACAAAAGTAATCAATACTGGATAGGAAATCTGCAGATTAGGACAAATGCTTAAGGAGGCTTACATTTATTTAGAAACTGGAACCAGACAGTATATAACATCAGCTTAGAAGTCAATCTATTTCTAGCACACAGTGCATCAAGATAAATCATTTCTACTGACAAGCATCCTCGCGTTCTAGACTTCAAAGAGTCTTTAAAAGTAGTGTAGTAAAGCTGAGATGAAATAAGAACTTTCTACAGaaaatttcatgtatttcactTCCTGACTGTGCTTAAAACACCAACATCCCACTTGGAACTGATCATATAGCCCATTCCCACTGTGAGAGAATCACCATTTGACAGCGATATCAAGTTTAAATAGTTTTGCTATAGCAACCTTTCTATGTCTATGCTgtcttctattaaaaaagaaaaaacaaacaaataacaaaaacttTTCTACTTAATTGGTCACTGCTACACTGCTAGCAAACACTGTACTATGTACAGACCTCAAAATCATTCTATAGACTGCCAAGACAAACCTGCAGACTATAGACTTGTGATTAGGCTAGTTGTGGTGACTAAAGGCATGATTTAAGTTATAGTGTTTTGAAACACTTGAGACTTGGACTAGTAACAATACCTATGTCACAAGCATCATCAACAAAGTTATATAATTTGCCCTAGCACTGAACACCTGAGAAGTGATTAACCCCAGAACTATCGTGCTCTTATCATTGCTACAATCTAAAGTAGCAATAGCATTACGGAGGCACAGTTTTACCAATGCTCACTGCACATGCAATACCTGAGATCTATATAAGACAGTAAACAAATGTCCTAAGAAACAAGTGTTTCAACCATTTGAAcaagtttgtttcatttttcctactTAAAGATGCTTTAGATAAGAAAAGTCAACAAATTCTGGAGTAGACTCCATCCACAAGCACATTCCAGTTAATGCAGCTCAAAGCTAGCTGACACTTTTATTGAAGATGATCACAATCCTCGGGATAAAACACTCACTCCAACTGTATTTGTAGATCGTCTGATGGTCTTTTCCAGAACTGCTACCACCCCTCAATGCACGTTAACACCTTATGGCATCCATTCATTAAATACCTTGCGCACAGAACTTGTAGACATGCTCCAGAAAGTGTTCATAACGTGTATTCCAAATAAAGGACTGCAACTTTTCAGTGTCTTCAGAGTGTCCTCAGGCCTCTCTGGTTTATATcctaaaaatacacagaatgaATATGAATTCTAACAGACAGgactctctttctctctctctctctctcggaTTCAGATCTAACTCTGCAGCCAGctttatatttctgtaacttcagaagaaaacttcttGTAGTTAAGACTGACAGTAGTTAAAATTTCCAAAGCTCTATTATATATTAGACTCCAGGACAATAATATAGTTGtctatgaaataatttttgcacGTGAATCCCTGCCTTCTTTCTGCTAGAAGGACACTCTAGGTTCTTCATTCCATGTTTTGTCTTGCCAACTAGAAAAAAAGACCATCTATTGGCTCAGCACAGTCAAGAAAGACCCTCTAGacatgcaaatattaaaaagttatcaCTTCACCATTTCAGTCCAGCACTGGACAGTACTACAATGGCTTACTCTGGTAGCATGGTTAAGTGTTGTCCCTCGCATACACTGCTGACTTTGCGTATTTCTGAAGCGCTCCAGTTTGAAAAAATCTCTGCCATTCCCAGTGAAAGAGATGATCCTCCCATTGAGTTTGCGCCATGTAtgtgtcattttgttttcatctgcaTTGGAACACCACCAGGAATAGACAAAGCCACAGAACACAGAAGATTTTCTGTAGCTTATTTAATGGTTTCATTATGAGCACTAAGGCTTAGTGCTCTTTAGATCAGCAGTTCAACAACAAGGACTTCAGCAGTATTTGAAGTTTCAGTGTCATCTACCGtatacatccttttttttcctctctcttttttataaaaaagtcTTGCTATTGTTTGTGCAAGAACTCTCATCTACAGCACCTCTTGTCTGGCACAACCTATTTcctccattcttttttttttcctccagttctcCTAGTTTCTattccccttcccacccccctgTTTCTGGCTACATTAACTAAAGTTTTGAGGCAATTCACTTTACTCAATTTCTTTAATAGGAAGTTGTACAACATTGACCAAGGCAATTCATAGGATGGGAGCGAAATAGAGAGAATGACACAGGCTCCTATTGTGGTCAACACTAAATTTTTCTACAGTAAGCAAGGCACCACCTGTTCACCCAGTGCTTAGATTAGTTCATAGAGAAAATGGTAACATTACAAtcaaaaatattcctaaatggaaaataaatgccaatcttgttaaaagaaaaaaaataagccagACAATTTATCCAAAGAAAGTCTAGCAATcgtaaatttttaaaagaaacattgatATCAAATCATAGGTATCCTTCTAGACTATACAGCAGCCACGCATTCAAAAAATGCAAGCATCATTCAGAAAAgtgatgaaaattaatttccccaccccaaaatcATCTCAAACATTCCAGTACACATGATTCCTCCAgacatttttcctctccagcagccAGAGTCTCACAACGTTCTCagccactgaaaacagaaagtcaAAGCATGGCTACTGTGCTGGGGCATGCCCTGTCATAGCAGGGAGAAGATGTTTTCGCTTTTCCCCATCTCCTGTCTGGAAAGCACAGCCATGCCAGAGGGCTATGCCATGGGCCTTTTCTCTTCCGTGAAACCCAGCCAGACTAAGTAAGACAGCAAGACGCTAGGCTGGGAAGGTACAAGACACCTCCTCGGGAAACTTCAGTGTAACCAGAGGGTGGAGGAACTGACGCACAAAGAGAGTACCTGAGTGCTATGGCTTTGACAAGAGAGCAAAGTGCTGGAAGCTGACGTACAGGTTGGAAGACAATTAGCTG contains:
- the AKTIP gene encoding AKT-interacting protein isoform X2, with product MNTFWSMSTSSVRKRPDAEEKTLSGELRTSPLRASTKKQLPSIPKNAVPITKPASPATSSQSTNGTHASYGPFYLEYSLLAEFTLVVKQKLPGVYVQPSYRSALMWFGVIFIRHGLYQDGVFKFTVYIPDNYPDGDCPRLVFDLPVFHPLVDPLSGELDVKRAFAKWRRNHNHIWQVLMYARRVFYKIDTTSPLNPEAAVLYEKDIQLFKSKVVDSVKLCSSHLFDQPKIEDPYAIIFSPWNPAIHDEAREKMLTQKKPEDQHCKSMHVSGLSWVKPGSVQPFSKEEKTMPT
- the AKTIP gene encoding AKT-interacting protein isoform X1; amino-acid sequence: MNTFWSMSTSSVRKRPDAEEKTLSGELRTSPLRASTKKQLPSIPKNAVPITKPASPATSSQSTNGTHASYGPFYLEYSLLAEFTLVVKQKLPGVYVQPSYRSALMWFGVIFIRHGLYQDGVFKFTVYIPDNYPDGDCPRLVFDLPVFHPLVDPLSGELDVKRAFAKWRRNHNHIWQVLMYARRVFYKIDTTSPLNPEAAVLYEKDIQLFKSKVVDSVKLCSSHLFDQPKIEDPYAIIFSPWNPAIHDEAREKMLTQKKKPEDQHCKSMHVSGLSWVKPGSVQPFSKEEKTMPT